In Thermoanaerobaculales bacterium, one DNA window encodes the following:
- a CDS encoding O-antigen ligase family protein — protein MRPGHDAVPLLATAAVALAVALGGAFAPGPRLAVALLLAGIAAWLAAGAVRGPLAEEWLALAVIGWGGVSAALATGYPLAAKQTVGGWLVAWVVWVAARRAGEARRRWCGLLLATAAVMVAAVVLAECAGAGRLRLGGLFVNPNVAAAVLVPVLPALALVRSPRRRWPAFAAALVVVAGVVGTGSRAGLLALVVVVGTMLPRGRLRTVGVAVAVAAAGAFLAWRFAAAPDALAWHRVAIWRALWPLVAASPIHGVGPGWLEEATGAARIAHEGGLARWGHVIGSAESTLFGLLLRTGLVGLGLAAAAAVAWWRRARRCCDRLPAAAPAVLAGMAVMALFHDFLDVDVVLWWWAALAGLALPLGPSPAAVTPAGAGLRLRVPAALALAFALLWSVGTPALARRVWWGAPSTAALADRAQRVEPWFAEPVEWRVGELLARRQWTWQEAAEAISWSRRAAELHPGGVRAWSALGDVHARVAAELGPWPDALDGAREGFGRATALEPHLPWHWLRWAAFERSLGRLDEASRLAGRALEEEPRFVRGWLLRCRLAVDRGDLAEARGCFERARSAALEGRRRSLSDYERDLLLAPPWQVRELAAELAVPDAEGLR, from the coding sequence ATGCGGCCCGGCCATGACGCCGTGCCGCTGCTGGCGACCGCCGCGGTCGCGCTGGCGGTCGCGCTCGGCGGCGCCTTCGCGCCCGGGCCGCGGCTGGCGGTCGCGCTCCTCCTCGCCGGCATCGCCGCCTGGCTCGCCGCCGGAGCGGTGCGGGGACCGCTCGCCGAGGAGTGGCTGGCGCTGGCGGTGATTGGCTGGGGCGGCGTGAGCGCCGCCCTGGCGACCGGCTACCCGCTCGCCGCGAAGCAGACGGTCGGCGGCTGGCTGGTGGCGTGGGTCGTCTGGGTGGCGGCGCGGCGGGCCGGGGAGGCGCGGCGGCGGTGGTGCGGCCTGCTGCTGGCCACGGCGGCGGTCATGGTCGCGGCTGTCGTACTGGCCGAGTGCGCGGGGGCGGGCCGGCTGCGGCTGGGCGGGCTGTTCGTCAATCCGAACGTGGCCGCTGCCGTGCTGGTCCCGGTGCTGCCGGCGCTGGCGCTGGTGCGGTCGCCGCGCCGGCGCTGGCCGGCGTTTGCCGCGGCGCTGGTGGTGGTGGCCGGGGTCGTGGGCACCGGCTCGCGGGCGGGCCTGCTGGCGCTGGTGGTGGTGGTCGGGACGATGCTGCCGAGGGGCCGGCTGCGGACGGTGGGCGTCGCGGTGGCGGTGGCCGCGGCCGGCGCCTTCCTGGCGTGGCGGTTCGCCGCGGCGCCGGACGCCCTGGCCTGGCACCGGGTCGCGATCTGGCGGGCGCTGTGGCCGCTGGTCGCCGCCTCGCCGATCCATGGCGTCGGGCCGGGGTGGCTCGAGGAGGCGACCGGGGCGGCGCGGATCGCCCACGAGGGCGGGCTCGCCCGCTGGGGGCACGTCATCGGCAGCGCGGAGTCGACGCTGTTCGGCCTGCTCTTGCGAACCGGGCTGGTCGGGCTCGGCCTGGCGGCCGCGGCCGCCGTCGCCTGGTGGCGGCGCGCCCGCCGCTGCTGCGACCGGCTGCCGGCCGCGGCGCCGGCGGTGCTCGCCGGGATGGCCGTGATGGCGCTGTTCCACGACTTCCTCGATGTCGACGTCGTGCTCTGGTGGTGGGCCGCGCTGGCCGGTCTCGCGCTGCCGCTCGGCCCTTCGCCGGCAGCCGTCACGCCGGCCGGCGCCGGGCTGCGGCTGCGGGTCCCGGCGGCGCTCGCCCTGGCCTTCGCGCTGCTGTGGAGCGTCGGCACGCCGGCCCTGGCGCGCCGGGTGTGGTGGGGCGCGCCCTCGACCGCGGCCCTCGCCGACCGGGCGCAGCGGGTCGAGCCCTGGTTCGCCGAGCCGGTCGAGTGGCGAGTGGGCGAGCTGCTGGCGCGGCGGCAGTGGACGTGGCAGGAGGCAGCCGAGGCGATCAGCTGGAGCCGCCGCGCGGCCGAGCTCCATCCCGGTGGGGTGCGCGCCTGGTCGGCGCTCGGCGATGTCCATGCCCGGGTCGCGGCCGAGCTCGGTCCCTGGCCGGACGCGCTCGATGGGGCGAGGGAGGGCTTCGGCAGGGCGACCGCGCTCGAGCCGCACCTGCCCTGGCACTGGCTGCGCTGGGCCGCCTTCGAGCGCTCGCTGGGGCGGCTCGACGAGGCCAGCCGGCTGGCCGGCCGCGCGCTCGAGGAGGAGCCCAGGTTCGTGCGCGGCTGGCTGCTGCGATGCCGCCTGGCCGTCGATCGCGGCGACCTGGCTGAGGCACGCGGGTGCTTCGAGCGGGCGCGCTCGGCGGCGCTCGAGGGCCGGCGGCGGTCGCTTTCAGACTACGAGCGCGACCTGCTGCTCGCGCCGCCGTGGCAGGTGCGCGAGCTGGCCGCGGAGCTTGCCGTGCCGGACGCGGAGGGGCTCCGGTGA
- a CDS encoding glycosyltransferase: MRVLIVAYYYPPTSSGGSARPVAMVKHLRRLGHEVSVLTHGYRRPDVLEGDELRIYDPSHNRDRAGAGALRWLPRRLLSAGINLAGGYHSIYSAWKARVLGRADRLVAGARPEVLLATYPPIEDLEIGLAVAERHHIPLVADFRDGLLFEPIERVRIRRHRCVAERYREVERAVAERAAAVVTVFPSLSAYFGQAHGRSDAVTITNGFDPEDFAGLPPSGLLDSAACNIVHSGRFAGSYGGRDVRPLVDALTRLHDEGGAAARGLRLHLIGELTARERRCVRGLAGRGMVIEHGGLPRPRALAAQTEADALLLLTGADRPGSAPGKLFEYLGAGRPILGLTAGSFAEEVIRSTATGWTVDPADRDGIAGLLRRAAGGELTLAALVPDRERIAEYSRERLIARLDGILRRVRAGA, encoded by the coding sequence GTGCGGGTGCTGATCGTCGCCTACTACTACCCGCCGACCAGCTCGGGTGGCAGCGCGCGGCCGGTCGCGATGGTCAAGCATCTGAGGAGGCTCGGCCACGAGGTCTCGGTGCTGACCCACGGCTACCGCCGCCCGGACGTCCTCGAGGGTGACGAGCTCAGGATCTACGATCCGAGCCACAATCGGGACCGGGCCGGCGCCGGCGCGCTCCGGTGGCTGCCGCGGAGGCTGCTGAGCGCAGGCATCAACCTCGCCGGCGGCTACCACTCGATCTACTCGGCCTGGAAGGCGCGGGTGCTCGGCCGCGCCGACCGGCTGGTTGCGGGCGCGCGGCCGGAGGTGCTGCTCGCCACCTACCCGCCGATCGAGGACCTCGAGATCGGGCTCGCGGTGGCGGAGCGACACCACATCCCCCTGGTCGCCGACTTCCGCGACGGCCTGCTGTTCGAGCCGATCGAGCGCGTCCGGATCCGGCGCCACCGCTGCGTCGCGGAGCGCTACCGCGAAGTGGAGCGAGCGGTCGCCGAGCGCGCCGCGGCGGTGGTCACCGTCTTCCCGAGCCTGTCGGCCTACTTCGGCCAGGCGCATGGCCGCAGCGACGCGGTGACGATCACCAACGGCTTCGACCCGGAAGACTTCGCGGGCCTGCCGCCGTCGGGCCTGCTCGACTCGGCGGCCTGCAACATCGTCCACAGCGGGCGCTTCGCGGGCTCGTACGGCGGCCGCGACGTGCGGCCGCTCGTCGACGCCCTGACGCGGCTTCATGACGAGGGCGGGGCGGCCGCCCGCGGCCTCCGGCTCCACCTGATCGGCGAGCTGACCGCCCGCGAGCGGCGGTGCGTTCGCGGCCTGGCCGGCCGCGGGATGGTGATCGAGCACGGGGGGCTGCCGCGGCCGCGGGCGCTCGCGGCGCAGACCGAGGCCGATGCCCTGCTCCTGCTCACCGGCGCCGACCGGCCGGGGAGCGCCCCGGGGAAGCTGTTCGAGTACCTCGGCGCCGGCCGGCCGATCCTCGGGCTGACTGCCGGCTCGTTCGCGGAGGAGGTCATCCGCTCCACCGCCACCGGCTGGACGGTCGACCCCGCCGACCGCGACGGCATCGCCGGCCTGCTCCGGCGGGCGGCCGGCGGCGAGCTGACGCTCGCGGCCCTCGTCCCCGACCGGGAGCGGATCGCCGAGTACTCCAGGGAGCGGCTGATCGCCCGGCTTGACGGCATCCTGCGGCGGGTGCGGGCCGGGGCGTGA
- a CDS encoding glycosyltransferase family A protein — protein MSLSPMVSVVVPVLDQAAGLRATLEALAGQTLARSSFEVVVVDNGSTDATLEVAAGWSAGHPEVRMASEREARGSYAARNRGLEHATAAVIAFTDADCRPDPRWLEAGLAALEGAEVVAGRIEMTFRRGRPNLWEYLDAATWLDQRHYIEAHGFGATANLFVRRRVLEAVGRFRTDLASGGDYELGRRLERHGVRVGYAPDAVVRHPARAGAGAVLAKAKRVAHGVQRLERLGLLEHNRMSWRHVMPVRHYPAIPGQPLSPARRLAVAALANGLKCWSLLWRLL, from the coding sequence GTGAGCCTCTCCCCGATGGTCTCGGTCGTCGTGCCGGTGCTCGACCAGGCCGCGGGCCTCCGGGCCACCCTCGAGGCGCTGGCCGGCCAGACCCTCGCGCGGTCGAGCTTCGAGGTGGTGGTCGTCGACAACGGGTCCACCGACGCCACCCTCGAGGTCGCGGCCGGCTGGAGCGCCGGCCACCCCGAGGTCCGGATGGCGTCCGAGCGGGAGGCCAGGGGCTCGTACGCGGCGCGCAACCGCGGGCTCGAGCACGCGACCGCCGCGGTGATCGCGTTCACCGACGCGGACTGCCGCCCGGACCCGCGCTGGCTCGAGGCGGGGCTCGCCGCGCTCGAGGGGGCCGAAGTGGTGGCCGGGCGGATCGAGATGACCTTCCGGCGCGGCCGGCCGAACCTCTGGGAGTACCTCGACGCGGCGACGTGGCTCGACCAGCGCCACTACATCGAGGCGCACGGGTTCGGGGCCACCGCCAACCTGTTCGTGCGGCGCCGGGTGCTCGAAGCGGTCGGCCGCTTTCGGACCGACCTGGCGTCCGGCGGCGACTACGAGCTCGGACGGCGGCTGGAGCGCCACGGAGTGCGCGTGGGCTATGCCCCGGACGCGGTGGTGCGGCATCCCGCGCGGGCCGGCGCCGGCGCCGTCCTGGCCAAGGCCAAGCGGGTCGCGCACGGCGTGCAGCGGCTCGAGCGGCTCGGGCTGCTCGAGCACAACCGGATGTCGTGGAGACACGTCATGCCGGTGCGGCACTACCCGGCGATCCCCGGCCAGCCGCTGTCCCCGGCGCGCCGGCTGGCGGTGGCGGCCCTCGCCAACGGCCTCAAGTGCTGGAGCCTGCTGTGGCGGCTGCTGTGA
- a CDS encoding glycosyltransferase: MLVVQPFWGRPSNRFLERHLEVLADRGALAAAAVLYPTLRRSWRGVPVVSLSDAASTAGRGRWLARALLRRAGVAPAALDRRPGDGLRRVLESTPVDAVLCQYATTAAALWEVLRESRCDLFVHLHGADTVESMCPAGHRDRLREISGRALMICNSQQTRRVVAGWGLADQRMVVKPLGVEVPVQAPERPLRDEVTVLQLGRLVGVKGPGHTIRAFERACERGLRGRLLLVGDGPLREECDRLVRQSPWRHRIVRKGAVAWEEGRRLRREADIATQHNCQDPATGQVEAFGVAVVEAMAEGLPVVGTRSGGVVEIVVDGVTGILVEPGDEEGQAAALLRLAADPELRAAMGAAGWQRARDCFSVERGARRLLEILGVE; the protein is encoded by the coding sequence GTGCTCGTTGTCCAGCCGTTCTGGGGCCGCCCCTCCAACCGCTTCCTCGAGCGGCACCTCGAGGTGCTGGCTGACCGCGGCGCGCTGGCGGCGGCGGCCGTGCTCTACCCGACCCTGCGCCGCAGCTGGCGGGGCGTTCCGGTGGTCAGCCTGAGCGATGCCGCGTCCACCGCGGGACGCGGCCGGTGGCTGGCCCGCGCCCTGCTGCGGCGGGCCGGCGTGGCGCCGGCGGCCCTGGATCGGCGACCCGGCGACGGCCTCCGCCGCGTCCTCGAGTCCACTCCGGTGGACGCCGTCCTGTGCCAGTACGCCACCACCGCCGCGGCCCTCTGGGAGGTGCTGCGGGAGTCGCGATGCGACCTCTTCGTGCACCTGCATGGCGCCGACACGGTCGAGTCGATGTGCCCGGCCGGCCACCGCGATCGGCTGCGGGAGATCTCCGGCCGGGCACTGATGATCTGCAACTCGCAGCAGACACGGCGGGTCGTGGCCGGCTGGGGCCTGGCCGACCAGCGCATGGTGGTCAAGCCCCTTGGCGTGGAGGTGCCGGTGCAGGCGCCGGAGCGCCCGCTTCGCGACGAGGTCACCGTGCTCCAGCTCGGGCGCCTGGTCGGCGTCAAGGGCCCAGGCCACACCATCCGGGCCTTCGAGCGGGCCTGCGAGCGGGGCCTCCGGGGACGCCTGCTGCTGGTCGGCGACGGACCGCTGCGGGAGGAGTGCGACCGGCTGGTCCGGCAGTCGCCGTGGCGGCACCGCATCGTCCGCAAGGGCGCCGTGGCCTGGGAGGAGGGCCGGAGGCTGCGCCGAGAAGCGGACATCGCGACCCAGCACAACTGCCAGGACCCGGCGACCGGACAGGTCGAGGCGTTCGGCGTCGCTGTGGTGGAGGCGATGGCCGAGGGGCTGCCGGTGGTCGGCACCCGCAGCGGCGGGGTGGTCGAGATCGTGGTCGATGGCGTGACCGGGATCCTGGTCGAGCCCGGGGACGAGGAGGGCCAGGCCGCGGCCCTGCTCCGGCTGGCGGCGGACCCCGAGCTGCGTGCGGCGATGGGGGCCGCGGGCTGGCAGAGGGCGCGCGACTGCTTCTCGGTGGAGCGGGGGGCGCGCCGGCTGCTGGAGATCCTGGGCGTGGAGTGA
- a CDS encoding glycosyltransferase → MASVTERAGDPQVEPPPLVTVLTPAYNRAGLLPETIESVLDQDYPSFEYVLLDDGSTDETPEVAARYAGRVRYLRHDNLGEARTVNRGLEEARGELIAVVNSDDPVRPGFLSAMVAALAAHPEAVVAYPDWELIDRDSRVVEVRHAPEHDFERMVAANWCYIGPGAVFRRRLVERIGGRDPSYRQVGDLDFWLRAGLHGPFVHVPRALATWRSHPGSTSVADVSDEKVAEYVRVMERFFEQPGMGPELLRLRPQALAMAHHIAALKTMWRRRPLARRHLARSLRLHPTLRSRHPSHPRSLKIILRTFLLPQALDRALLTRWMRLRYGRQPSI, encoded by the coding sequence ATGGCATCGGTGACCGAGCGCGCCGGCGACCCGCAGGTGGAACCTCCACCGCTGGTGACGGTCCTCACCCCCGCCTACAACCGGGCCGGCCTGCTGCCGGAGACCATCGAGAGCGTCCTCGACCAGGACTACCCGAGCTTCGAGTACGTACTGCTGGATGACGGCTCCACCGACGAGACGCCGGAGGTGGCGGCGCGCTACGCCGGCCGGGTCCGCTACCTGCGCCACGACAACCTGGGGGAGGCGAGGACCGTCAACCGTGGCCTCGAGGAGGCGCGCGGCGAGCTGATCGCGGTCGTCAACTCGGACGACCCGGTGCGCCCCGGCTTCCTGTCGGCGATGGTCGCGGCGCTCGCGGCCCACCCGGAGGCCGTCGTCGCCTACCCGGACTGGGAGCTCATCGACCGCGACTCGCGGGTGGTCGAGGTCCGGCACGCCCCCGAGCACGACTTCGAGCGGATGGTGGCCGCCAACTGGTGCTACATCGGGCCCGGCGCCGTGTTCCGGCGGCGGCTGGTCGAGCGGATCGGCGGCCGCGACCCGAGCTACCGGCAGGTCGGCGACCTCGACTTCTGGCTGCGGGCCGGCCTCCACGGCCCGTTCGTGCACGTGCCGCGGGCCCTCGCCACGTGGCGAAGCCATCCCGGGTCGACCTCGGTCGCCGACGTCAGCGATGAGAAGGTTGCCGAGTACGTGCGGGTCATGGAGCGCTTCTTCGAGCAGCCCGGGATGGGGCCCGAGCTGCTGCGGCTGCGTCCGCAGGCGCTGGCGATGGCCCACCACATCGCGGCCCTCAAGACGATGTGGCGCCGCCGGCCGCTGGCGCGCCGTCACCTGGCGCGCTCGCTGCGGCTCCACCCGACGCTGCGTTCCCGCCACCCATCGCACCCGAGGTCGCTCAAGATCATCCTGCGCACGTTCCTGCTGCCGCAGGCGCTCGACCGCGCCCTGCTGACGCGCTGGATGCGGCTGCGGTACGGGCGGCAGCCGAGCATCTGA
- the wecB gene encoding UDP-N-acetylglucosamine 2-epimerase (non-hydrolyzing), with translation MKVMTVLGTRPEIIRLSRIIPLLDERCDHVLVHTGQNFAPSLSQLFFDELGLRAPDHHLNVHATGFGDQVGQILAGAERVLLAERPDRLLILGDTNSGLSSLVAKRHGIPVYHLEAGNRCYDDRVPEEINRRVIDHASDVLMPYTRRSRDNLLAEGIAGRRIHVVGNPIWEVIRHFDSAIEASPALSSLGLRAKEYCLVTLHRAENVDLEERLARLVEALERVQGELGLPVVVSTHPRTRSRLDALGLGSSRCDVRFVDPFGFFDFIALEREARLVLTDSGTVQEECCILGIPNVTLRDVTERSETIDCGSNILSGAEPDDVVRCVRVALGRGTDWRPPDEYLAQQVSGTVARIVLGFAPPGH, from the coding sequence ATGAAGGTCATGACCGTGCTCGGCACCCGGCCGGAGATCATCCGGCTGTCCCGGATCATCCCGCTGCTCGACGAGCGGTGCGACCACGTGCTGGTGCACACCGGCCAGAACTTCGCGCCGTCGCTCAGCCAGCTGTTCTTCGACGAGCTCGGCCTGCGGGCCCCCGACCACCATCTCAACGTGCACGCCACCGGCTTCGGCGACCAGGTGGGCCAGATCCTGGCCGGCGCCGAGCGGGTGCTGCTCGCGGAGCGGCCCGACCGCCTGCTGATTCTCGGCGACACCAACAGCGGCCTCTCCTCGCTCGTCGCCAAGCGCCACGGCATCCCCGTCTACCACCTCGAGGCCGGCAACCGCTGCTACGACGACCGGGTGCCGGAGGAGATCAACCGGAGAGTCATCGACCACGCCTCGGACGTGCTCATGCCATACACCCGGCGCAGCCGCGACAACCTGCTGGCAGAGGGCATCGCCGGCCGCCGCATCCACGTCGTCGGCAACCCGATCTGGGAGGTGATCCGCCATTTCGACAGCGCGATCGAGGCCTCGCCGGCCCTGTCCAGCCTCGGCCTGCGGGCCAAGGAGTACTGCCTGGTCACCCTGCACCGGGCCGAGAACGTGGATCTCGAGGAGCGCCTCGCCAGGCTGGTCGAGGCCCTCGAGCGCGTCCAGGGCGAGCTCGGCCTGCCGGTGGTGGTCAGCACCCACCCGCGGACCCGCTCGCGGCTCGACGCGCTCGGCCTGGGGTCCTCCCGATGCGATGTCCGCTTCGTCGATCCGTTCGGCTTCTTCGACTTCATCGCCCTCGAGCGCGAGGCCCGCCTGGTGCTGACCGACAGCGGCACCGTCCAGGAGGAGTGCTGCATCCTCGGCATCCCGAACGTCACCCTGCGCGACGTCACCGAGCGCTCGGAGACGATCGACTGCGGCAGCAACATCCTGAGCGGCGCCGAGCCCGATGACGTGGTCCGCTGCGTACGGGTCGCGCTCGGCCGCGGCACCGACTGGCGACCGCCCGACGAGTACCTGGCGCAGCAGGTCAGCGGCACGGTCGCCAGGATCGTGCTGGGCTTCGCACCGCCTGGACACTGA
- a CDS encoding polysaccharide biosynthesis protein, with protein sequence MKPIEGKRVLVTGGTGSLGQVLVRRLLGGELGLPAKVIVFSRDEAKQHQMRVGYLDRHSATDEVIYSNFARLLDFRIGDVRDPHAVAAVLRDADVVFNAAALKQVPTCEYFPFEAVSTNVGGPENIVRAIREHRLGVEAVVGISTDKACKPVNVMGMTKAIQERLLIRANLDCPGTRFMCVRYGNVLASRGSVIPLFIEQIAGGGPVTITTEEMTRFLLSLDQAVDTIFAAIGQARAGETYVPRVPAARMTDVAKALIGDREVAIVFTGIRPGEKTHEILVSEEEAHRTIARGDHYVILPILPELRTDEPGQPLGVEYSSADALMTVDQCAELLRRHGLAADRLLRREGDLLR encoded by the coding sequence ATGAAGCCAATTGAGGGCAAGCGGGTGCTGGTCACCGGCGGGACCGGCTCACTGGGCCAGGTGCTGGTGCGCCGGCTGCTCGGCGGCGAGCTCGGCCTGCCGGCCAAGGTCATCGTGTTCTCGCGCGACGAGGCCAAGCAGCACCAGATGCGCGTCGGCTACCTCGATCGGCACTCCGCGACCGACGAGGTCATCTACTCGAACTTCGCCCGCCTGCTCGACTTCCGGATCGGCGACGTGCGCGACCCGCACGCGGTCGCGGCGGTGCTGCGCGATGCGGACGTGGTGTTCAACGCCGCCGCGCTCAAGCAGGTCCCGACCTGCGAGTACTTCCCGTTCGAGGCGGTGTCGACCAACGTCGGCGGACCGGAGAACATCGTCCGGGCGATCCGCGAGCACCGGCTCGGCGTCGAGGCCGTGGTCGGCATCTCCACCGACAAGGCCTGCAAGCCGGTCAACGTCATGGGCATGACCAAGGCGATCCAGGAGCGGCTCCTCATCCGGGCCAACCTCGACTGCCCGGGCACCCGCTTCATGTGCGTCCGCTACGGCAACGTGCTGGCGTCCCGCGGGTCCGTGATCCCGCTGTTCATCGAGCAGATCGCAGGCGGCGGCCCGGTGACGATCACCACCGAGGAGATGACCCGCTTCCTGCTCAGCCTCGACCAGGCCGTGGACACCATCTTCGCCGCCATCGGCCAGGCCCGCGCCGGGGAGACCTACGTCCCCCGGGTGCCGGCGGCTCGGATGACCGACGTCGCGAAGGCCCTGATCGGGGACCGCGAGGTGGCGATCGTGTTCACCGGTATCCGGCCCGGCGAGAAGACCCACGAGATCCTGGTCTCCGAGGAGGAGGCGCACCGGACGATCGCCCGCGGCGACCACTACGTCATCCTGCCGATCCTGCCCGAGCTGCGAACGGATGAGCCCGGGCAGCCGCTCGGCGTCGAGTACAGCTCCGCCGACGCTCTGATGACCGTGGACCAGTGCGCCGAGCTCCTGCGGCGCCACGGCCTCGCCGCGGACCGGCTGCTGCGGCGCGAGGGAGACCTGCTGCGATGA
- a CDS encoding SDR family oxidoreductase has protein sequence MKQPVLILGGDGMLGHKLFQTLRDRFDTFVTLRAGGPPWRSYPFDPDHGRGIGGVEATDFETVATAVARARPEVVVNCIGVVKQRAAAADAEQTMKVNAQLPQLLARLCGDRGCRLIQISTDCVFSGLRGGYTEDDQPDPVDLYGRSKLLGEVTGDGCLTLRTSMIGRELSGHAGLLEWLISRRGGRVRGFRNAVFSGLATAALSRVIAALVSDHGGLEGLFHVAGAPISKLELLERVNRALGLGIAIDPVDEPRLDRSLDGSRFAAATGIAVPSWDSMIAGLAADPTPYDEWRGRHEAN, from the coding sequence ATGAAGCAGCCGGTCCTCATCCTCGGCGGCGACGGCATGCTCGGTCACAAGCTGTTCCAGACCCTTCGCGACCGCTTCGACACCTTCGTCACCCTGCGGGCCGGCGGCCCCCCCTGGCGCAGTTACCCCTTCGACCCCGACCACGGGCGCGGGATCGGTGGCGTCGAGGCGACCGACTTCGAGACCGTGGCAACGGCGGTCGCGCGTGCTCGGCCGGAGGTCGTCGTCAACTGCATCGGCGTCGTCAAGCAGCGCGCGGCGGCGGCCGACGCGGAGCAGACGATGAAGGTCAACGCGCAGCTCCCGCAGCTGCTCGCGCGGCTGTGCGGCGACCGCGGCTGCCGCCTGATCCAGATCAGCACCGACTGCGTGTTCAGCGGCCTGCGGGGCGGCTACACCGAGGACGACCAGCCCGACCCGGTGGATCTCTACGGCCGCAGCAAGCTGCTCGGCGAGGTCACGGGCGACGGCTGCCTGACGCTGCGGACCTCGATGATCGGCCGCGAGCTCTCCGGGCACGCCGGGCTGCTGGAGTGGCTGATCTCGCGGCGCGGCGGCCGCGTCCGCGGCTTCCGGAACGCCGTGTTCTCGGGCTTGGCGACGGCGGCCCTGTCGCGGGTGATCGCGGCTCTGGTGTCCGATCACGGCGGCCTCGAGGGACTGTTTCATGTGGCGGGCGCGCCGATCTCGAAGCTCGAGCTGCTCGAGCGGGTCAACCGGGCCCTCGGCCTCGGCATCGCGATCGACCCGGTGGACGAGCCGCGGCTCGACCGCAGCCTGGACGGGTCCCGGTTCGCGGCCGCCACCGGGATCGCGGTGCCGTCGTGGGATAGCATGATCGCGGGCCTCGCGGCCGACCCGACACCGTACGACGAGTGGAGAGGACGCCATGAAGCCAATTGA
- a CDS encoding glycosyltransferase family 4 protein produces the protein MKRSPGRFDADPYPGRPKVLFVGPAFSSHCQSWIELLGAARLNVRFFSLPGLPPPGWKVRSYLTGVPPRRLDPACVRALYPAGRAGWAVRAVARQLLGKDLGHELAWLARIVRRWRPDVVHTFALNGPGLLWLRALEQRRIAAPPRWVLQLWGGSDVEAIRHDLRDRPEPARALRRCDSLLADNRPALDLARELGTPADRIPDFAPVPGTGGIDLEAARAAASEPPSARRLALMPKAYESRWSKALPVIEGIRQAWRDIQPCRIVMLAANDEVRSAVAALPGEIAERIEVHARISRDAALELMSRARVMLAPSLVDGTPNTMLEAMAAGALPVVSPLDAIRAAAGDGDGVLWARNLWPEEIAAALTKAMTDDGLVERCAEANRTRVRQLADRASIAPRVIALYERLAAGLPRSASAGAAAAP, from the coding sequence GTGAAGCGATCACCCGGCCGATTCGACGCCGACCCGTACCCCGGACGGCCGAAGGTCCTGTTCGTCGGCCCGGCCTTCAGCAGCCACTGCCAGTCCTGGATCGAGCTCCTCGGCGCGGCCCGGTTGAACGTCCGGTTCTTCTCCCTGCCCGGCCTGCCGCCGCCCGGCTGGAAGGTGAGATCCTACCTCACCGGGGTGCCCCCGCGGCGCCTCGACCCGGCTTGCGTGAGAGCGCTCTACCCGGCGGGCAGGGCGGGCTGGGCGGTGCGCGCGGTGGCCCGGCAGCTGCTCGGGAAGGACCTCGGACACGAGCTTGCCTGGCTCGCGCGGATCGTCCGCCGCTGGCGGCCTGACGTCGTCCACACCTTCGCCCTCAACGGCCCGGGGCTGCTCTGGCTGCGCGCGCTCGAGCAGCGCCGGATCGCGGCGCCGCCGCGGTGGGTGCTCCAGCTCTGGGGAGGCTCCGACGTCGAGGCCATCCGGCACGACCTGCGGGACCGTCCTGAGCCGGCGCGGGCCCTGCGTCGCTGCGACAGCCTTCTCGCCGACAACCGGCCTGCGCTCGACCTCGCGCGGGAGCTCGGCACGCCGGCGGACCGGATCCCGGACTTCGCGCCGGTCCCCGGCACCGGCGGCATCGACCTCGAGGCGGCACGGGCCGCGGCCAGCGAGCCCCCCTCGGCCCGCCGCCTGGCCCTGATGCCCAAGGCCTACGAGTCCCGCTGGTCGAAGGCCCTTCCGGTCATCGAGGGCATCCGGCAGGCGTGGCGGGACATCCAGCCCTGCCGGATCGTGATGCTCGCCGCGAACGACGAGGTGAGGTCGGCGGTGGCCGCGCTGCCCGGCGAGATCGCGGAGCGAATCGAGGTCCACGCCCGGATCTCGCGGGACGCCGCCCTCGAGCTGATGTCCCGCGCGCGCGTCATGCTGGCGCCGTCGCTGGTCGACGGCACCCCCAACACGATGCTGGAGGCGATGGCGGCCGGCGCCCTCCCGGTGGTGTCGCCGCTCGACGCCATTCGCGCCGCGGCCGGGGACGGTGACGGGGTGCTCTGGGCCCGCAACCTGTGGCCGGAGGAGATCGCCGCGGCGTTGACCAAGGCCATGACCGACGACGGGCTCGTCGAACGCTGCGCGGAGGCCAACCGCACGCGGGTGCGGCAGCTCGCCGACCGCGCATCGATCGCGCCCCGGGTGATCGCGCTCTACGAGCGCCTCGCCGCAGGCCTGCCCCGGTCCGCCTCCGCGGGAGCGGCGGCCGCGCCATGA